The genomic interval AAATACATCCCCGGACACAACTGGACATTCCTGTCGATGAAGTCCGATACGCACTACGAGAACCGGGAAGACCGGGTGTCGGCCCTCCCCATATCGGTCAGCCGTATTGAGGAACTTATCGTTCCCTATAACCCGATCACCACGCTGTAACATGGCCTGTTTCATTTCGAGTATCGCACCTGGCCCGAAATTGCGCTTCGTGAAGCCATCATTAATGCCTTTTGCCATGCCGACTTCCGCATAGCGGGCCCGGTCATGGTCAAGCTGCATGCTGATCGCCTCGAAATCAGCAACAATGGCGGTTTCATCGGTGGGATCACTCCAGGAAATATACTGCACCACCAGCCGGTGACCCGGAACCCTCTTCTGGTAGATGCACTCACCCGCCTGCGCCTGGTCAATCGCAGTAACCTCGGCGTTGGTCGGATGTATGCATCCCTGTTGATGGAGGGTAAGGAGCCACCTATCATTCAGGAAATCGGGGATTCCGTATTGCTTACATTCATGAAACGCAAGATATCCGGTACTTTCAGGCTCTTTGTTGCCGAAGAAAGCCGGAAGGGACGAAATCTTGGCTTAGATAGCCTGCTGGTGCTGCAATATCTTCTCAAACACCCTGAGATCGATACCTTGGCTGCTGCGGCACTCTGTCAGCGTAAAGATACACAAATGCGAGAAATATTAGCTGAATTGGAAAAAACCGGTTATCTCGAACACGGCGGAAGCGGACGTGGAACCTACTGGACCTTGCGGCCGGAACTCTATAAAAGACTGGCTGAGACCGGCCACTCTGACCGCAATCGACGCATCGACTGGGAAGCAGCCAAAGCCCGCATACTCAGT from Desulfobotulus mexicanus carries:
- a CDS encoding ATP-binding protein → MVKLHADRLEISNNGGFIGGITPGNILHHQPVTRNPLLVDALTRLRLVNRSNLGVGRMYASLLMEGKEPPIIQEIGDSVLLTFMKRKISGTFRLFVAEESRKGRNLGLDSLLVLQYLLKHPEIDTLAAAALCQRKDTQMREILAELEKTGYLEHGGSGRGTYWTLRPELYKRLAETGHSDRNRRIDWEAAKARILSILMERARRGEAGLRNKEIRMILHFDRNQVTRLMKQLRKEHKQVESEGHGAGAYYKWIDT